Below is a genomic region from Rhodospirillum centenum SW.
AGTCTGGGCCGTGTCTCAGTCCCAGTGTGGCTGATCATCCTCTCAGACCAGCTACCGATCGTCGCCATGGTAGGCCTTTACCCCACCATCTAGCTAATCGGACGCGGGCCGCTCCTCAGGCGATAAATCTTTCCCCCGCAGGGGACATCCGGTATTAGCGTCCGTTTCCAGACGTTATCCCGAACCCAAGGGCACGTTCCCACGTGTTACTCACCCGTCCGCCACTAAGGCCGAAGCCTTCGTTCGACTTGCATGTGTTAGGCCTGCCGCCAGCGTTCGTTCTGAGCCAGGATCAAACTCTCAGGTTTGATGCGCAAGACCCCGACAGGGCAAAACCCCACCGGAACCCGCGTCTCGGGTGCCGTCACCAGCACTCAAACCATCACGTCCAACCCGCTGTCCCGGCATAACCGGAACGGCTGTTCAGAGCATGCTAGCGATGCGTACAGAGCGACGACACCTTGTCCCGAACCGGCTCACCCGGCCCCGGACCCGCCGCCTGCGCATCCCTTCTCTCTCGACATTCACTTGTCCAAGAACCCGTCCCGCACACCTCCTCAGGAGGCACAGGAACAACCCCAAGGCCCGGTCAACCGGACCCCGGAACACCCTCCGGATAACTCCGAAAGGCCAGGGCAAATTCCGATCTAAACACCGATCCGACCGGCCCGCAACCCCAATCCCCTGAGCCATCCGACCCGGAAACCAGAGACTGCGAAACCGTCGCCGCCAAGCAACGCCCGGCGCGTCGGTGAGCCGTTATCTAGGCCCCCAAGACCCGCCTGTCAAACACTTTCTTCCAAAAAAATGAAAAGCCCCGTCGATGGGGGATCTCCCCTGCTCCGGGGGCCCTGCTCCGGGGGGCCTCGATCGGGGTCCCTTCCGCTCAGGCTCTCCCCCGCTCAGGCGAGGCCGAGAGCGCGCAGCTCGGCCAGCAGGTGCGGCGGCAGCTCATCCCCACCCGCTCCCTGAAGATCAGCCGGCGCATCTTCCGGCTTCAGATAGCGCCAGCCCTGGAACGGCCGCTTCGGCACGGCGACTGTCTCCACCAGTTCCGGGTCCATCAGCATGGTGCAGTGGGTCTCCCCGTCCGGCGCGGTGACGAGGTCGAACCCGACGAAGCGCTGGCGGCAGCGGATGAAGCCCTTCACCACCCAGTAGATGCAGCCGCCGTCCAGCAGCTCGGTCTGGCGGGAAGGCGGCCGCCGGGTCCAGGTCGGCACGACGCGGCGCCCCTGCCAGTCGATCTGGTTCCCGGCGCGCCAGGCGCGCATGGAGTCGAGGCTGTCGGCGCCGACGGCGAGGCGCAGCAGGTGGATGGTCATCGCAGGCCCTGTTCCGGAACGGAAATCCAAAGGCCGCTCGTTAGCCCGGCGGCCGTTCCGGGTCCAGTTCCCGGAAGGGATGGAGACTCAGGCGGCCGCCGCGTTGAGGGACCGGCAGGCCTCGCCGTAGCCGTCGGAGAGGAACTCCGGCCGCTTGAACAGGCCCTTCAGCCAGGCGGCGAGCATGCAGAGCTCTTCCAGCTTCACGACCTCGTCCAGCGTTCCCGCGGGGAAGCGGATGTCGAAGCTCTCGGCGATGATGTCCAGGACCTCCTCCACCTGTTCGATGGAAAGGCCGCAGTCGGTTTCCAGGATGGCGGTGCGGACCAGGATCTTCTCGTCCACGCCGTATTCGTCGCGGATCAGTTTCACGATCCAGCGGAACAGGTGCATCCAGTTGGCAACGCCCTCGACGGACCGGCTCACGGCATCCGCCTCCTTCGCCTCGCAGACCGTGCGGCCTTCCGACTCGCCCAAGCAGTTAAGCGAATTCGGGTTAAGCCGATAGCTCTGCGAAAGGTCAGGCCTGCCGTGCCATCCATGCATGGCCGGCCTTGCTGCCGTTCGGGCGTGTCAGCGCGGCCGATATCCATTCCCCCGTCCGGGCGACGGAATCGAGGTCGACGCCGGTCTCCAGCCCCAGCCCGTGCAGCAGGTAGAGCACGTCCTCCGTCGCCACGTTGCCGCTGGCCCCCCGGGCATAGGGGCACCCGCCCAGCCCCGCCACGGCGCTGTCCACCACCGTCACGCCCGTCTCCAGACAGGCAAGGATGTTGGCGACCGCCTGCCCCCAGGTGTCGTGGAAGTGCAGGGCCAGCCGCTCCACCGGCACCGCCCCGGCGACACGGCGGACCAGGGCGCGGGCACGGGCCGGCGTGCCGACGCCGATCGTGTCACCCAGACTGACCTCGTAGCAGCCGAGGTCGATCAGCCGCGCCGCCACCTCGGCCACGCGGCCGGGATCGACCTCGCCCTCGTAGGGGCAGCCGAGCACGCAGGAGACATAGCCCCGGACCCGGACCCCGGCCGCCAGGGCCTGCGCCGCGACCGGACGGAACCGCTCCAGGCTCTCCGCGATCGAGCAGTTGATGTTCCGCTGCGAGAACGATTCGGAGGCGGCGCCGAACACGGCGATCTCCTCCACCCCGGCGGCAAGCGCCGCCTCCAGCCCCTTCGCGTTCGGCACGAGCACGGGATAGGAGACGCCGGGCCGGCGCCGGAGGCGGGCCAGCAGCGCGGCCGTGTCCGCCATCTGCGGCACCCATTTCGGCGAGACGAAGGCCCCCGCCTCCACCGCCGGCAACCCGGCTCCGGCCAGTCGCTCGACCAGCTCGACCTTGGTGTCCAGCGGCACCGTCCGCGGCTCGTTCTGGAGCCCGTCACGCGGCCCGACCTCGACGATCCGGATTCGGGTCATGCGCTGCGTTCCCTTCCCCTGCGGCCTTCCCCTGCGGCAGTCCGACGGGGCGGAGTTTAGGGACGCCCCCGCCGCCTGACCAGGGGGCCGTCACAGGGTCCGGCCGATCAGCTCCTTCATGATCTCGTTGGTGCCGCCGTAGATCTTGCCGACGCGGGCATCGGCCCAGAGCCGGGCGATCGGGTATTCGTTCATGTAGCCGTAGCCGCCGTGGAGCTGCAGGCAGTCGTCGAGGATGGCGCACTGCCGCTCCGTCAGCCACAGCTTCGCCATGGCGGCCGTGGCCGCATCCAGCTCACCCTTCAGGTGGCGTTCCGTGCAGTCGTCGCAGAAGGCGCGGGCGACCCGCATCTCGGTCACCGCCTGGGCCAGGGTGAAGCGGGTGTTCTGGAAGTCGATGATGCGCTGGCCGAAGGCCTTGCGCTGCTTCACGTAGTCCAGCGTCGCGGCGATGCCCGCCTCGATCCCCGCCAGGGCCTCCAGCGCGATGATGAGCCGCTCCTGCGGCAACTGCTGCATGAGCTGGACGAACCCCAGGCCGGGCTGCGGCCCCAGCAGGCTGGAGGTGGGCACGCGCACGTCGTCGAAGAACAGCTCCGACGTGTCCTGGCCCTTGAGGCCGATCTTGTCCAGGTTCCGGCCGCGGCGGAAGCCGTCCACCGCGTCGGTCTCCACCACGATCAGGCTGGTCCCCTTGGCCCCCGCGGCCGGGTCGGTCTTGGCGACGACGATGATCAGGTTGGCGGTCTGGCCGTTGGTGATGAAGGTCTTGGAGCCGTTCAGCACATACTGGTTGCCGTCCAGCCGGGCCGAGGTGCGCACGCCCTGGAGATCGGAGCCGGTGCCCGGCTCCGTCATGGCGATGGCGCCGACCAGCTCGCCCGAGGCGAGGCGCGGCAGCCAGCGGCGCTTCTGCTCCTCCGATCCGTAATGCAGGATGTAGGGGGCGACGATGCCGTTGTGCAGCGAGATGCCGAAATGCCCGGCCCCGGCCTTCATGCGGGCGTCGATCAGCACGGCCTCGTGCGCGAAATCGCCACCCGCACCGCCATATTCCTCCGGCATGGAGGCGCAGAGCAGGCCGGCCTCTCCCGCCCTGGTCCAGACCTCGCGGTCCACCACGCCCTGCTCATCCCAGCGCTTCGCGTGCGGAGCGCACTCGCGCTCGAAGAACTTGAGCGCGGCATCATGGAAGATGCGCAGATCCTCCGTCATCCAGCGGGGATTGAAATCATGGCCCATGGCCGTCACCTTCCAGGTCCGTTTCCTCCCGGTGCGGACTGTCGTCCGGGGTTCGTCCCCGGTCCGCGGCGCACCGTTCCGGCCACACTGTAGGAGCAGGTCCGCCCGGCCCGCCAGGACATGGGGAGCCGGATGACCGCACGATCGCGGGAGCGCCCGCGCAGCGGTCGACGGCCGGGGCCGGGGTGCGGAAAGAGGAGGAGCGATGACCGCCGTTGCGGCTCTGCTGGCCGACCCTGTGCTCTGGAGTCTGTTCGGGGCCGCCTTCGCCGCAGCCACTCTCGTTCCCGCCCAGTCGGAGATCCTGCTGGTCACGCTGCTGCTGCAGTCGGACCGCGATCCCTGGCTGCTGGTGACGGTCGCCACCGTGGGCAACACACTGGGATCCTGCGTGAACTGGGCGCTGGGCCGCTTCCTGCGGCACATGGCCGACAAGCCGTGGTTCCCGGCGCCGCACAAGGCGCTGGCGCGGGCGGAACGGGTCTACAACCGCTGGGGGCTGCCGTCACTGCTGCTGGCCTGGGTCCCCGTCCTGGGCGATCCGCTGACGGTGGTGGCCGGCAGCCTGCGGGTGCCCTTCCTGCCCTTCGTGGTCCTGGTCGGCCTGGGTAAGGGCGCGCGCTACGGCGTGCTCGCGCTGGGCACGCTGGGCTGGTTCTGAAGGATGCGGGCAGCCTGCTGAGATGCGACGATGGCGGAAACGCCGGAGCGCCCCCGCCATCGCCGCATACCGGATGACACCCCGGGCCGGTCAGGCCGCGCGGACCGTCTCCAGGAAGCCGTCCACCTGCCGACGCAGCGTGTCCGCCTGGGAGGACAGCAGCCGCGCCGCATCCAGCAGGTCGGCGGAGGCGCGGCCGGTGCGGTCGGCGGCCGAGCGGACATCGCCGATGGAGCGGTCGATCTCCTCCGTGCCGCTGGCGGCCTGCTGAACGCTGCGGCTGATCTCGCCGGTGGCGGCGGCCTGCTGCTGCACGGCGGCGGCGATGCCGGCGGCGATCTCGTTCATCTCCGTGATCATGCCGGCGATCCCGCGGATGGCGCTGACGGTGCCGTGGCTCGCCTGCTGCATGCGGGCGATCTGGCGGCCGATATCCTCGGTCGCCCGGGCCGTCTGGCTGGCCAGCGACTTCACCTCTCCGGCCACGACGGCGAAGCCCTTGCCCGCTTCCCCGGCCCGCGCCGCCTCGATCGTCGCGTTCAAGGCCAGCAGGTTGGTCTGGGCCGCGATCTCCGAGATGAGCTGGACAACGGAACCGATGGCATCGGCCTGAGCGGCCAGCGCCTCGACCTGCTCGTTGGCCCCCTGGGCCATGCCGGTGGCAGCCTGTGCCCGCTCGGAGGAGCGCTGCACCTGGCGGCCGATCTCGGCGATGGAAGCGGACAGCTCCTCAGCCGAGGCGGCGACCGTCTGCACGTTGTTTGACGCCTGACCGCTGGCAGCCGCGACGACTTCCGCCTGGCTGGAGGTCTGGCGGGCAGCCGCCGACAGTTCGCCCGCATTGTCCTGGATATGGTGCGCCATCCCGGACACCTCGGTGACGACGCCGCGCACGCCAGCCTCGAAGGAATCGGCGAGCCGGGTCAGGGCGGCCTTGCGCTCCTCCTCCGCCCGCTGCTTGGCGCGGTCCTGTTCGATGCGCAGGCGCTGCCGCTCGATCAGCCCGTCGCGGAAGACGGCGACGGCGCGGCCCATCTCACCGATCTCGTCCTTGCGCTTCTGGCCGCTGATATCGACGTTGGTATCGCCGGTGGCCAGCCGGCGCATGGTCGCCGTCAGGCCCACGATGGGCGTCGAGATGATCCGGCCGAGCAGGAGGCCGAGCAGCGTGGAGAGGACGAGGCAGAGCACCGCCGCCGCGGCGATCATGGTGATGCCGCCCTCGATGGTGGACTCGGCCTTCGGATCGATGGCGGTCTGCTTCGCCACGACGGAACCGACGGCCGCGGCAAGGTCGCTGAGCACGGTGGCACCCAGCCGGTCCATACCGTCGGTGATGCGGCTGTCGCGCTCCTCCGTCGCCGTCACGAGAAGACGGAACTGTTCCCCCAGGCCGGCGAGCATGGCGAGCTGCCCCTGGGCGATGGCGCGGACCTTCTCAGGCGCCTCCGTTTCCTCGGCCAGCATGCCGAGCTGGCCCTCGACGGCCATCAGCTCGGTCAGCATGTTGTCGCGGCTCTTGGGCGACCCGTCGGCGAGGAAACGGCTGAGATAGATCTCACCCTGCATCAGCGAGAGGGCGGCGGCATTCGCCGTCTCCATCAGGCCGTTGCCGGCGTCGAAGGTCTCCATCACCAGGCCGTTCAGTCCGGCGGAGAGGGCCTCCGCCATGTTCAGGACCTCGGGCTCCAGCTCTTCGCGGCGGTTCTCGAACTCCACCGCCTGCTCGAAGGCAGCGATGTAGTCGGTCGTCGTCTTCCGTATCTGGGCGAGGCGCTGCCGCATCGCCGGGTCGGCGACGATCTCATCCGCCTTGCGCAGTCCGTCCAGCACCTCGTCGATGTTGAGGCGGACGACGGCTGCCTTTTCCGTGGTGGGGGTCCGGTGCCATTCGCGCGAGGCGAGCTGCGCCTCGAACATGTTGGACTGGATATCGGCGAACTGGAGGTTCTGCCGGGCGGCGATCCGATACTCGGTGAAGAGATCGCCCATGCGCAACGCGCCGACGATCGCGACACCGCCCAGGATGACCAGCAAAGCGGCCATCAGCCCGAAGCCGATGTTGATCCGTACCGCGATCCTCAGGTCGTCCAGCCACTTCAACATGACCGCTCCTCCAAAATCATCCGGGCATCGTGTCTGCCCGGCGGTCGACTCGGCCACGCTCAGGGGCCGGCACGACCGGCCCCTGCCATCCGTCCGGGCCGATCGCCCGGGCAGGTGCTGTGCGGGCCGGTTCTGATACACTGAACCGGCCATAGAGCCGGAACAGTGCGATATCTCACCCTGCCCCGCAGCGTGTCCGAGTGCCGCTTTAGCCCGCCGGCCCTTGCCACGCAAAGGAGATTCAAGCCCGGAATTGCAGAAACATACCCTTAAGATCTGACGCAGGGGGCTGAACACCATGAAGGCCAGAACACAATCCCTGCAAAACCCGCGTCACCACCTCTCAACGTCCCGATGTCAAAGGGACCTGAGCACGGAAACGGAACCGGGGCCACCTGTCATCCGAAGGCAGATGAATGGGGAAATATTAAAAACAACTTAAGGGATCCGTCGCCGGGATTGGAGACGATCGCCGGGCGGGTCAATGAATTGTATGAAATTGTATTCAATTTTGTCAGATAGAGGGCAGCACACTCCGGCATTTATTCATGGATGCGACCTTATGGCCCGCCGGACAGAACCCTGCCGACGGACCGGGGTTCAGGCCCCCTCCTCGAACTCCATCAGTTCCGTCCCTTCGGGGACCTGATCGCCGACGCGGAACCGGTGCCGGCGCACGGTGCCCGCCACCGGGGCTTTGAGGGTGTGCTCCATCTTCATGGCCTCCAGCACGACCAGCGGCTGGCCGGCAGCCACGGCCGCCCCCTCCTCGGCCAGAAGCGCGATCACCTTCCCCGGCATGGGGGCGGTCAGCCGGCCGCCGGTGCCGGACTCCGCCGCAGCGCTCGCCAGCGGCTCGACCAGATGGAAGCGCTGGGTGCCCCCGCGATGGAACAGGGTGATCCCGCCGTCGCGGCGCACCCAGGAAGCGATGCACCGGATACCGCCCAGTTCCGCCGTCAGCCGGCCATCCTCGGCCAGTTCGCCCCGGGCGGCGAGGTCCCCGCCCGACAGATGGAAGCGGTAGCCGTCCCGCCCGTAGGTCAGGCGCAGAACATGCTCGGGACCCGTTGCCCCGGGATCGCGGGGCGGTTCGCGCAGGGTGATGGTATCGTGCGCCTCGTCGTTCAGACGCCAGCCGTCCGCCCGGGCCCAGGGGCTCCGGGGATCGGCACCGGCCGCCGCCTGTCGCTCCGTGCGGGCGGCGCGGTCCAGCAGCAGGCCGAGAGCCGCCAGCACCTGCGCCTCCTCCGGCGCCGGGGCGGCGGCGGGCAGCAGGTCGGCCTGATGGCGCTCGATGAAGCGGGTATCGAGGTCGGCGGCCAGGAACGCCGGATGCGCCGCCAGCGTCGAGAGGAAGCCGACATTGGCGGTGAGACCCGCGATCTCCGTCTCCGCCAGGGCCGCGCGCAGCCGGCGCACGGCGGCGGGCCGGTCGCGGTCCCAGACGATCAGCTTGGCGATCATCGGATCGTAATGGATGGAGATGGCGTCTCCCGTCCGGACCCCCGCATCGACGCGGACATGCGGTCCCTCTGCCGGGAAACGCAGATGTTCCAGCGTGCCGGTCTGGGGCAGGAACCCGCGGGCGGGGTCCTCGGCATAGAGGCGCACCTCGATGGCATGCCCGTCGATGGCGAGATCATCCTGCGCCAGCGGCAGCCGCTCCCCGGCCGCGACACGCACCTGCCACTCCACCAGATCCTGCCCGGTGATCATCTCGGTGACGGGATGCTCCACCTGGAGCCGGGTGTTCATCTCCATGAAATAGAAGCGGCCGTCCTGGTCCAGCAGGAATTCGACCGTCCCCGCCCCGACATAGCCGATGGCGCGGGCGGCCGCGACCGCCGCCTCGCCCATCCGGCGGCGCAGCGCGGGATCAAGGCCGGGGGCCGGTGCCTCCTCCACCACCTTCTGGTGCCGTCGCTGGATGGAGCAGTCGCGCTCGAACAGGTAGACGCAGCCGCCATGGGCATCCGCGAAGACCTGGATCTCCACATGCCGGGGACGGGCGAGATACTTCTCGATCAGCACGCGGTCGTCGCCGAAGGCGGCCAGCGCCTCCCGTTTCGCCGAAGCGAGCTGGTCGGTGAAATCCTCCGGCCCGGTGGCGACCTTCATGCCCTTGCCGCCGCCTCCGGCGCTGGCCTTGATCAGCACGGGCCAGCCGATCCGCTCGGCCTCGGCCCGCAGCAGCGCCCCGTCCTGCGCCTCCCCATGATAGCCGGGGACGAGCGGCACGCCGGCCGCCGCCATCAGGGCCTTGGCCTCGCTCTTGCCGCCCATGGCGCGGATCGCCGCCGCCGGCGGGCCGACGAAGACCAGACCGGCGCCCGCGCAGGCCTCGGCGAAGGCCGCATTCTCGGACAGGAACCCATAGCCGGGATGCACGGCGTCGGCGCCGGTGCGGCGTGCAGCGTCCAGGATGGCGTCGATCCGGAGATAGCTGTCGCGCGCCGGGGCCGGGCCGATGCGGACGGCAGCATCGGCCAGGGCGACGTGCCGGGCGCCGGCATCGGCGTCGGAGTGGACGGCCACGGTGGCCAGCCCCAGGCGCCGCGCCGTGCGGATGATACGGCAGGCGATCTCGCCGCGGTTGGCGATCAACAGCGTGCGGAACATGGGGCTTT
It encodes:
- a CDS encoding acetyl/propionyl/methylcrotonyl-CoA carboxylase subunit alpha, which translates into the protein MFRTLLIANRGEIACRIIRTARRLGLATVAVHSDADAGARHVALADAAVRIGPAPARDSYLRIDAILDAARRTGADAVHPGYGFLSENAAFAEACAGAGLVFVGPPAAAIRAMGGKSEAKALMAAAGVPLVPGYHGEAQDGALLRAEAERIGWPVLIKASAGGGGKGMKVATGPEDFTDQLASAKREALAAFGDDRVLIEKYLARPRHVEIQVFADAHGGCVYLFERDCSIQRRHQKVVEEAPAPGLDPALRRRMGEAAVAAARAIGYVGAGTVEFLLDQDGRFYFMEMNTRLQVEHPVTEMITGQDLVEWQVRVAAGERLPLAQDDLAIDGHAIEVRLYAEDPARGFLPQTGTLEHLRFPAEGPHVRVDAGVRTGDAISIHYDPMIAKLIVWDRDRPAAVRRLRAALAETEIAGLTANVGFLSTLAAHPAFLAADLDTRFIERHQADLLPAAAPAPEEAQVLAALGLLLDRAARTERQAAAGADPRSPWARADGWRLNDEAHDTITLREPPRDPGATGPEHVLRLTYGRDGYRFHLSGGDLAARGELAEDGRLTAELGGIRCIASWVRRDGGITLFHRGGTQRFHLVEPLASAAAESGTGGRLTAPMPGKVIALLAEEGAAVAAGQPLVVLEAMKMEHTLKAPVAGTVRRHRFRVGDQVPEGTELMEFEEGA
- a CDS encoding HAMP domain-containing methyl-accepting chemotaxis protein yields the protein MLKWLDDLRIAVRINIGFGLMAALLVILGGVAIVGALRMGDLFTEYRIAARQNLQFADIQSNMFEAQLASREWHRTPTTEKAAVVRLNIDEVLDGLRKADEIVADPAMRQRLAQIRKTTTDYIAAFEQAVEFENRREELEPEVLNMAEALSAGLNGLVMETFDAGNGLMETANAAALSLMQGEIYLSRFLADGSPKSRDNMLTELMAVEGQLGMLAEETEAPEKVRAIAQGQLAMLAGLGEQFRLLVTATEERDSRITDGMDRLGATVLSDLAAAVGSVVAKQTAIDPKAESTIEGGITMIAAAAVLCLVLSTLLGLLLGRIISTPIVGLTATMRRLATGDTNVDISGQKRKDEIGEMGRAVAVFRDGLIERQRLRIEQDRAKQRAEEERKAALTRLADSFEAGVRGVVTEVSGMAHHIQDNAGELSAAARQTSSQAEVVAAASGQASNNVQTVAASAEELSASIAEIGRQVQRSSERAQAATGMAQGANEQVEALAAQADAIGSVVQLISEIAAQTNLLALNATIEAARAGEAGKGFAVVAGEVKSLASQTARATEDIGRQIARMQQASHGTVSAIRGIAGMITEMNEIAAGIAAAVQQQAAATGEISRSVQQAASGTEEIDRSIGDVRSAADRTGRASADLLDAARLLSSQADTLRRQVDGFLETVRAA
- a CDS encoding DUF1489 family protein yields the protein MTIHLLRLAVGADSLDSMRAWRAGNQIDWQGRRVVPTWTRRPPSRQTELLDGGCIYWVVKGFIRCRQRFVGFDLVTAPDGETHCTMLMDPELVETVAVPKRPFQGWRYLKPEDAPADLQGAGGDELPPHLLAELRALGLA
- a CDS encoding acyl-CoA dehydrogenase family protein gives rise to the protein MGHDFNPRWMTEDLRIFHDAALKFFERECAPHAKRWDEQGVVDREVWTRAGEAGLLCASMPEEYGGAGGDFAHEAVLIDARMKAGAGHFGISLHNGIVAPYILHYGSEEQKRRWLPRLASGELVGAIAMTEPGTGSDLQGVRTSARLDGNQYVLNGSKTFITNGQTANLIIVVAKTDPAAGAKGTSLIVVETDAVDGFRRGRNLDKIGLKGQDTSELFFDDVRVPTSSLLGPQPGLGFVQLMQQLPQERLIIALEALAGIEAGIAATLDYVKQRKAFGQRIIDFQNTRFTLAQAVTEMRVARAFCDDCTERHLKGELDAATAAMAKLWLTERQCAILDDCLQLHGGYGYMNEYPIARLWADARVGKIYGGTNEIMKELIGRTL
- a CDS encoding hydroxymethylglutaryl-CoA lyase, which produces MTRIRIVEVGPRDGLQNEPRTVPLDTKVELVERLAGAGLPAVEAGAFVSPKWVPQMADTAALLARLRRRPGVSYPVLVPNAKGLEAALAAGVEEIAVFGAASESFSQRNINCSIAESLERFRPVAAQALAAGVRVRGYVSCVLGCPYEGEVDPGRVAEVAARLIDLGCYEVSLGDTIGVGTPARARALVRRVAGAVPVERLALHFHDTWGQAVANILACLETGVTVVDSAVAGLGGCPYARGASGNVATEDVLYLLHGLGLETGVDLDSVARTGEWISAALTRPNGSKAGHAWMARQA
- a CDS encoding YqaA family protein gives rise to the protein MTAVAALLADPVLWSLFGAAFAAATLVPAQSEILLVTLLLQSDRDPWLLVTVATVGNTLGSCVNWALGRFLRHMADKPWFPAPHKALARAERVYNRWGLPSLLLAWVPVLGDPLTVVAGSLRVPFLPFVVLVGLGKGARYGVLALGTLGWF